The stretch of DNA AATATCTTATCAGAGAATATCAAAAATCAAAAGAATGTGCAACTACAAAGGATTGTAGACTCGGCTGCACGGCATGCGGTATAACAAAATATTTAGAGGGCGGTGCTTGCTTTAATGGAACGATATCTAATAAAGTTTCAGAAGATAGGTAATATAAAATTTTTATCTCATTTAGATACATTAAGAACATTGCACAGAGCTTTTAAAAGGGCAAACTTGCCAATTAGTTACTCCAAGGGTTTTAACCCGCATCCAGCTATATCTGTAGCATCTCCTCTATCTGTGGGCATTGAAAGTTTTGCAGAATATGCTGATATAGAGTTAAATGATTATGTAGAAAAGGATGAAATAATAAATAAATTGAATCAACAGCTTCCGGATGGATTTAATATTGTAAACGCTATTCACATTAAAAAAAAGGCCCCCGCTGCAATGGCGGCAATTTATGCTGCTGAATACAGGCTAATATTTAGCCAAGAAATAAAATTAGAAACTTTAATTGAGGAAATAATTAACTCGCAGGAAATTCAAATGATGAAAAGAAGTAAGTCTGGTGAAAGGCTTGTTAACGTAAGACCTTTTATATATAACCTCGAGTTAATTGATATCAATGATAAAAAAGTATTAAAAGCACTATTGCAGAACAGTAATCAAGGAAGTTTGAATCCTGATTTGCTTATTGAAGTTATAAAACAAAAAGTAAATAAGGACATTGGATATGTAAAAATAATTAGAACAGAAATGTATGCAAATAATAATGAATTAGTTGATTTTATAAGTTATTTTTCAAAAGCTGAGGTGTAAAAATTGAAGCAAATTTACATCGATTTTGGAATAACTCAGAATAGATTCTTGGAAATAATTGATGGAAAAATAAATAATTTATATGTCGATAACCTTGATGATGGAAACTATTCTGGCAACATATATAAGGCAAGGGTAGATTATGTAGATGAAAAACTAAAATCAGCCTTTATAGATATAGGGATTAATAGAAATGCTATAATGCAGTTAGGAAATTTGAAGATAAGAAAAGGGGACGAATTTTTAGTTCAAGTAAAAAGCGATTCAGAGGGGGAAAAGGGACCTAAGGTAACCAGTGAATTAACATTTCCTGGGAAAAATTTAATATTGCTGCCAGGAGAAAAGATTGTTAAGATATCTAAAAAAATAGAGAATCGCGAGGAGATTGATAAACTGTGTGAACTTGGAAGTATGCTTGTAAAAAGAGGATATGGAATAATTTTTAGAAATACTGCAGCTTCAAAAGAAAAAGATTGCCTTATTGAAGAGTTTGAAGAATTGATAATAAAGTGGGAAAAAATAAAAAAACAAGCAGAATATGCTAAGGCCCCAAGTTTACTTTTTAATCAAAGGGATTTTTTAAACTATATATTTACTGAATTAATATATGAATATGATTCAGTCTACATTAAAGACTTTATTTATATAGAAGGATTGAAAGAATACATTGATTTAAATAGACTGCAAATAAATACATTAGAGTATGTTGAAAGAAGCATTTATGATATTTTGATGAAAAATCATACTTTAGATGGAGTAAAAATTACAATTGATGAAGTTGAAGCCTTTACTATTTTTGATGTAAATAGCGGCGACAATAAAAATACTTCACACTCTTTTTTTGAAATAAATAATAAAGCAGCAGCTAAAATATTCGAATTAATAAAACTTAGAAACATAGGTGGAATAATATTTATTGATTTTATTGATATGCATTACGATGACAAAAAGAAATTGCTTCAATTATTCCAAGAAGAATTCAAGAATGATACTGTTCCTAATAAAGTGTATGGGTGGACAAAACTTGGAGTATTAGAAGCGATGAGGGCAAAAAAGGGAAAGAAACTAAAAGATTTAATTTATTCAAATTACTACAAGGAAATTTACAATCCCAATTACGCACTCAAACTTATAGAAGATTATATTTTTGAAAATGCTAAAAAATTCAACAAGAACAGTTTTGAGGTTGTATCAAGTGCTGAAATAGCAAACTTAAGCGACAAAATTGAGTTTGAGAAAAAAATAAAGAATAAATATAAAGTTGATTTAAAATTAAAGACTCATAATGATATCCAAAATTTTAAATTTATTTAGCTTTTCGTTGACAAATATATGCCATTATGGTAGAATTGCAATGTAAACCGCTCGTAACGGGCCTTAAAGGTTGTCCTGCCTAGTTTGCGGCGAGTCTCGATTGAGGAGGTGTAAGAGGATGTATGCATTAATAATGACAGGCGGAAAGCAATACAGAGTTTCAGAAGGCGATGTAGTTTTCGTTGAAAAATTATTTGCCGATGTTGATTCAACAGTTGAATTCAACGAAGTTCTTGCAGTTTCAAAGGATGGCAAGTTAGTAGTTGGAGCTCCTTATGTTGAAGGTGCTAAGGTTACAGCTAAAGTAGTAAAGCACGGCAAGGCAAAGAAGATCATTGTTTTCAAGTATAAGAGAAAGAAAGATTACAGAAGAAAGCAAGGTCATCGTCAACCATACACTCAAGTTAAGATTGAAAAAATCGAAGCGTAATTTTAATATAGAAACCTTCAAAGGAGGTGTGATCAATGGCTCATAAGAAAGGTGTCGGCAGTTCCAAGAACGGTAGAGATAGTGAATCCAAAAGACTCGGGGTCAAGAGACACGATGGTCAAGTTGTTCTTGCAGGTAATATACTTGTAAGACAAAGAGGAACTAAGATACATCCAGGTGAAAACGTAGGAATCGGTAAAGATGATACATTATTTGCTCTTATAAATGGCGTTGTAAGATTCGAGAGATTAGGTAGAGATAGAAAAAAGGTAAGCGTTTATCCACAAGAAGTTGCACAATAATCAAAGTGAAAAATGCACCCAAAAGGGTGCATTTTTGATTAAATAGAGGTGAAATTATGAATGATGAATTTATAACTGAATTATCAGTTAAGCAACTGCGCCTTATAAGACATAGCTTCATGAATAATCTTCAGGTTATTTATGCATATCTTCAAATAAATAAACCAGA from Caloramator mitchellensis encodes:
- a CDS encoding TIGR03936 family radical SAM-associated protein, coding for MERYLIKFQKIGNIKFLSHLDTLRTLHRAFKRANLPISYSKGFNPHPAISVASPLSVGIESFAEYADIELNDYVEKDEIINKLNQQLPDGFNIVNAIHIKKKAPAAMAAIYAAEYRLIFSQEIKLETLIEEIINSQEIQMMKRSKSGERLVNVRPFIYNLELIDINDKKVLKALLQNSNQGSLNPDLLIEVIKQKVNKDIGYVKIIRTEMYANNNELVDFISYFSKAEV
- a CDS encoding ribonuclease E/G — protein: MKQIYIDFGITQNRFLEIIDGKINNLYVDNLDDGNYSGNIYKARVDYVDEKLKSAFIDIGINRNAIMQLGNLKIRKGDEFLVQVKSDSEGEKGPKVTSELTFPGKNLILLPGEKIVKISKKIENREEIDKLCELGSMLVKRGYGIIFRNTAASKEKDCLIEEFEELIIKWEKIKKQAEYAKAPSLLFNQRDFLNYIFTELIYEYDSVYIKDFIYIEGLKEYIDLNRLQINTLEYVERSIYDILMKNHTLDGVKITIDEVEAFTIFDVNSGDNKNTSHSFFEINNKAAAKIFELIKLRNIGGIIFIDFIDMHYDDKKKLLQLFQEEFKNDTVPNKVYGWTKLGVLEAMRAKKGKKLKDLIYSNYYKEIYNPNYALKLIEDYIFENAKKFNKNSFEVVSSAEIANLSDKIEFEKKIKNKYKVDLKLKTHNDIQNFKFI
- the rpmA gene encoding 50S ribosomal protein L27; this encodes MAHKKGVGSSKNGRDSESKRLGVKRHDGQVVLAGNILVRQRGTKIHPGENVGIGKDDTLFALINGVVRFERLGRDRKKVSVYPQEVAQ
- the rplU gene encoding 50S ribosomal protein L21, whose amino-acid sequence is MYALIMTGGKQYRVSEGDVVFVEKLFADVDSTVEFNEVLAVSKDGKLVVGAPYVEGAKVTAKVVKHGKAKKIIVFKYKRKKDYRRKQGHRQPYTQVKIEKIEA